From Streptomyces sp. NBC_00376, one genomic window encodes:
- a CDS encoding IS3 family transposase (programmed frameshift): protein MAAPRKYPDELRERATRLAIEARKDPAGRVGAIKRIADQLDVHPESLRGWVKRAEIDEGVVPGTTSSEAARIAELEREVKELRRANAILKSASGFLRRGAGPSTAMKVAYIDQYKETFGVQPICDVLAETDAPIAPSTYYAAHTRPPSARSLRDEQLTQEIRRIHADNYGVYGARKVHAALVREGVEVARCTVERLMRQAGLRGMIRAKGPRTTRPAPETDRPADLVERQFTATTSNQLWVADITYIRTFSGWVYAAFVIDVFSRMVVGWQVATSLYTDLALHALEMAIWRRRHTGADLTGLTHHSDRGVQYRAIRYTERLADEAAVASVGSKGDSYDNALAEAFNSLFKAELIRNKGPWTSINDVEIAVAEYIDWFNQRRLHGELGHVTPAEHEAAHYAAQPPASLQKTS from the exons ATGGCTGCTCCCCGTAAGTACCCCGACGAACTGCGTGAACGCGCGACGCGTCTGGCCATCGAGGCCCGCAAGGACCCGGCCGGCCGGGTCGGAGCGATCAAGCGGATCGCCGACCAGCTGGACGTGCACCCCGAGTCCCTGCGCGGCTGGGTGAAACGGGCCGAGATCGACGAGGGAGTCGTGCCCGGGACTACTAGTTCGGAGGCTGCCCGGATCGCGGAGCTGGAGCGGGAGGTGAAGGAACTGCGGCGGGCGAACGCGATATTGAAGTCCGCCTCGG GCTTTCTTCGCCGCGGAGCTGGACCGTCCACTGCGATGAAGGTCGCCTACATCGACCAGTACAAGGAGACGTTCGGCGTCCAGCCGATCTGCGACGTCCTCGCCGAGACGGACGCGCCGATCGCGCCGAGCACCTACTACGCTGCTCACACCCGTCCGCCGTCGGCCCGCAGCCTGCGCGACGAGCAACTCACCCAGGAGATACGCCGGATCCACGCCGACAACTACGGTGTCTACGGAGCCCGCAAGGTCCACGCCGCCCTGGTCCGCGAGGGAGTCGAGGTGGCCCGCTGCACGGTCGAACGCCTCATGCGTCAGGCGGGGCTTCGCGGCATGATCCGGGCCAAGGGCCCGCGCACCACCCGCCCTGCTCCGGAGACCGACCGTCCGGCCGATCTGGTCGAGCGGCAGTTCACCGCAACTACTTCGAACCAGTTGTGGGTTGCCGACATCACCTACATCAGAACGTTCTCCGGCTGGGTCTACGCGGCCTTCGTCATCGACGTCTTCTCCCGCATGGTCGTCGGCTGGCAGGTCGCCACCAGCCTCTACACCGACCTCGCCCTTCACGCGCTGGAGATGGCGATCTGGCGCCGTCGGCACACCGGCGCCGACCTCACCGGCCTCACGCACCACTCCGACCGCGGCGTTCAATACCGTGCCATTCGCTACACCGAACGCCTCGCCGACGAGGCGGCCGTGGCCTCGGTCGGTTCCAAGGGCGACTCGTATGACAACGCCCTCGCCGAGGCGTTCAACAGCCTCTTCAAGGCCGAACTGATCCGCAACAAGGGCCCCTGGACGTCCATCAACGACGTCGAGATCGCCGTCGCCGAGTACATCGACTGGTTCAACCAGAGGCGCCTGCACGGCGAACTCGGTCACGTCACCCCCGCCGAGCACGAAGCCGCCCACTACGCGGCCCAACCCCCAGCATCACTCCAGAAAACCAGCTAA
- a CDS encoding IS630 family transposase → MAERVRVREIDDDDGRRLLRIIRRGTGSVVTWRRAQMVLLSAQGMPVAKIAEVSFTSDDRVRDVIHNFNADGFDSLYPKYAGGRPKTFTLPERREIKKIAKSKPTEHDLPFSTWSLSKLADFLVAEGVVDDISHEGLRILLREEGVSFQRLKTWKTSRDPDYAAKKARVEHLYAIADGEVIPEDGEPEVIFCMDEFGPLNLMPHPGRQWAERGGKHKSPDREPRRRRRATYNRYGGVRHLFAALDLAKDKLYGHIKPIKRRTQFLEFCRYLRTLYPSTVRIAIVCDNFSPHLTTKRCQRVGTWAAANNVEIAYTPTNSSWLNRIEAQFTALRYFTLDGTDHAAHKEQGSMIRRYIIWRNRHADDQRLRAVVNRANVA, encoded by the coding sequence GTGGCAGAACGAGTGCGTGTCCGAGAGATCGATGACGATGACGGGCGGCGGCTGCTGCGGATTATCCGCAGAGGCACCGGGTCGGTGGTGACCTGGCGGCGGGCCCAGATGGTGCTGCTCTCCGCGCAGGGCATGCCGGTGGCGAAGATCGCCGAGGTGTCGTTCACCAGCGACGACCGGGTCCGGGACGTGATCCACAACTTCAACGCCGACGGCTTCGACTCTCTGTATCCGAAGTACGCCGGTGGTCGGCCGAAGACGTTCACGCTGCCGGAGCGCCGTGAGATCAAGAAGATCGCGAAGTCCAAGCCCACCGAGCACGACCTGCCGTTCTCGACCTGGAGCCTGTCCAAGCTGGCGGACTTCCTGGTCGCCGAGGGGGTGGTCGACGACATCAGCCACGAGGGCCTGCGCATCCTGCTCCGCGAGGAGGGAGTCTCCTTTCAACGCCTGAAGACCTGGAAGACCTCCCGTGATCCGGACTACGCGGCCAAGAAAGCGCGCGTCGAGCACCTGTACGCCATCGCCGACGGCGAGGTCATACCCGAGGACGGCGAACCCGAAGTCATCTTCTGCATGGACGAGTTCGGGCCGCTCAACCTGATGCCCCACCCGGGCCGGCAGTGGGCCGAACGCGGCGGCAAGCACAAGAGCCCCGACCGTGAACCACGCCGGCGGCGACGGGCGACCTACAACCGCTACGGCGGAGTGCGGCACCTGTTCGCCGCCCTGGACCTGGCCAAGGACAAGCTCTACGGCCACATCAAGCCGATCAAGAGGCGGACGCAGTTCCTCGAGTTCTGCCGCTACCTGCGCACTCTGTACCCGTCGACGGTGCGGATCGCGATCGTCTGCGACAACTTTTCCCCGCATCTGACCACGAAGAGGTGCCAACGGGTCGGCACCTGGGCCGCGGCTAACAACGTCGAGATCGCCTACACCCCGACGAACTCCTCATGGCTCAACCGGATCGAGGCCCAGTTCACGGCCCTGCGCTACTTCACCCTCGACGGCACCGACCATGCCGCCCACAAGGAACAGGGCAGCATGATCCGCCGCTACATCATCTGGCGAAACCGTCACGCCGACGACCAACGCCTACGCGCCGTCGTCAACAGGGCAAACGTTGCCTGA
- a CDS encoding NAD(P)/FAD-dependent oxidoreductase, with protein MTHQLPLIEPDVLIIGGGPAGLTAAAEIADRGAGRVLVVDREKQAGGIPRHSDHTGYGLRDLRRVMTGPAYARHLADRAARSGAEIRTSTMVTDWSDQHTVDVTSPEGRYQIRARAIVLATGARERPRTARRIPGDRPHGVYTTGQLQNLVHLHHQPVGKRAVIVGGELVSWSAAMTLREAGCTPALMISKYPKVESYGAFNAAGRTILRVPVATRSRVTQVMGKGRCEAVEIENLETGKRRTVECDTVVFSGDWIPDHELVRSAGITLDEHTLGPLTDTALRTSRPGVFAAGNMLHPVDTADVAALDGRHVAQQVINHLDGRHEPAEGVRLIADAPFRWIAPQILRPGDPAPARDRLLLWTDEFVRFPKVTVRQDGRIVARRTLAWPAAPGRVFRIPSSVLDGISYTGGPVHITTYNSRE; from the coding sequence ATGACCCACCAGCTGCCCCTCATCGAGCCCGATGTCCTCATCATCGGAGGCGGCCCCGCAGGGCTCACCGCAGCCGCCGAAATCGCCGACCGCGGCGCCGGGCGGGTCCTGGTCGTCGACCGGGAGAAGCAGGCCGGCGGCATTCCCCGGCACAGCGACCACACCGGATACGGCCTGCGAGACCTACGCCGTGTGATGACCGGCCCCGCCTACGCCCGCCACTTGGCCGACCGGGCCGCACGGTCCGGAGCGGAGATCCGCACCAGCACCATGGTCACCGACTGGTCCGATCAGCACACCGTTGACGTCACCAGCCCCGAAGGCCGCTACCAGATTCGTGCCCGGGCCATCGTCCTGGCGACCGGCGCCCGCGAAAGGCCCCGCACCGCACGCCGCATCCCTGGAGATCGCCCCCACGGGGTCTATACCACCGGACAACTTCAAAACCTCGTCCACCTCCACCATCAGCCCGTCGGCAAGCGGGCCGTCATCGTCGGTGGCGAACTAGTCAGTTGGTCCGCGGCCATGACCCTCCGCGAAGCCGGCTGTACCCCCGCGCTCATGATCAGCAAGTACCCGAAGGTAGAGTCCTACGGCGCCTTCAACGCTGCCGGCCGCACCATCCTCCGCGTTCCGGTTGCCACCCGCAGCCGTGTCACCCAGGTCATGGGCAAGGGCCGCTGCGAGGCTGTCGAGATCGAGAATCTCGAGACAGGCAAGCGCCGAACCGTCGAATGCGACACCGTCGTCTTCAGCGGCGACTGGATCCCCGACCACGAACTCGTGCGCTCCGCGGGCATCACCCTCGACGAACACACCCTCGGCCCCCTCACAGACACCGCGCTGCGGACCAGCCGACCCGGAGTCTTCGCCGCCGGCAACATGCTCCATCCCGTTGACACCGCCGACGTGGCCGCCCTCGACGGTAGGCACGTCGCCCAGCAGGTCATCAACCACCTGGACGGAAGGCATGAGCCGGCCGAGGGGGTCCGTCTGATCGCCGACGCCCCGTTCCGCTGGATCGCACCGCAGATCCTCCGCCCCGGCGATCCGGCTCCGGCCCGCGACCGGCTCCTGCTCTGGACGGACGAGTTCGTCCGCTTCCCCAAGGTGACGGTCCGCCAGGACGGCCGTATCGTCGCCCGCCGGACCCTCGCCTGGCCTGCGGCCCCGGGCCGGGTCTTCCGTATCCCGTCCTCGGTCCTCGACGGGATTTCCTACACCGGGGGTCCCGTCCACATCACCACTTACAACTCGCGCGAATAG
- a CDS encoding NAD(P)/FAD-dependent oxidoreductase: protein MTPTPHRPHPEVFDIVVIGGGIVGSAIARELSGYDVSVALLEARDDVGDGTSKANTAILHTGFDAKPGTLESRLVARGYHLLSDYAKATGIPVEHTGAVLVAWNQEELDALPGLKEKAEANGYEHCHIVDADEVYQVLPDLGEGVLGGLTVPDESIICTWTTNLALATDARQRGTTILLEHAVTGIDVRDDATTLHTAQGDVRARWVVNAAGLGADTIDRLFGHDRFTVTPRRGELFVFDKLARPKADKIVLPVPSSRGKGVLISPTIYGNVMLGPTAEDLTDRTDTSTSEDGYDFLLSKGARLMPSLLTEEVTASYAGLRAAIDRDDYLIEATPEQRYLLVGGIRSTGLTAGIAIAEHVAGLLSEAGAGLRSRSNLPAPPRMPNIGEATTRPYQDADLIAADTAYGTIVCFCERVTEGEIRDACHAPVPARSLEGLRRRTRAMNGRCQGFFCGAAVAALRTRHQTNDGCCSQHKDNR from the coding sequence CTACGACGTCTCCGTGGCGCTGCTCGAAGCCCGCGACGACGTCGGAGACGGAACCAGCAAGGCAAACACCGCCATCCTGCACACAGGCTTCGACGCGAAACCGGGCACCTTGGAGTCCCGGCTCGTGGCTCGCGGCTACCACCTGCTGAGCGACTACGCCAAGGCCACCGGCATCCCCGTCGAGCACACCGGCGCCGTGCTGGTGGCCTGGAACCAGGAAGAGCTCGACGCCCTGCCTGGCCTGAAGGAAAAGGCCGAGGCCAACGGGTACGAGCACTGCCACATCGTGGACGCGGACGAGGTGTACCAGGTCCTGCCCGATCTGGGCGAAGGCGTGCTCGGAGGCCTGACGGTTCCCGACGAGTCCATCATCTGCACATGGACCACCAACCTCGCCCTGGCCACCGACGCCAGGCAACGCGGGACGACGATCTTGCTCGAACACGCCGTGACCGGCATCGACGTGCGCGACGACGCGACGACCTTGCACACCGCCCAGGGCGACGTGCGAGCCCGCTGGGTCGTCAACGCGGCAGGCCTCGGCGCCGACACGATCGACCGGCTCTTCGGCCATGACCGCTTCACGGTTACCCCCCGTCGCGGCGAGCTGTTCGTGTTCGACAAGCTGGCACGGCCCAAGGCCGACAAGATCGTCCTGCCGGTTCCCTCCTCCCGCGGCAAGGGAGTGCTCATCTCCCCGACGATCTACGGCAACGTCATGCTCGGCCCCACCGCCGAGGACCTCACCGACCGCACCGACACCTCCACGTCCGAGGACGGCTACGACTTCCTCCTCAGCAAGGGCGCGCGGCTCATGCCGAGCCTGCTCACCGAGGAGGTCACCGCCAGCTACGCCGGACTGCGCGCCGCGATCGACCGCGACGACTACCTCATCGAAGCCACCCCCGAGCAGAGGTACCTCCTCGTGGGCGGCATTCGCTCCACCGGACTGACAGCGGGCATCGCCATCGCCGAACACGTCGCCGGGCTCCTGTCGGAAGCCGGTGCCGGGCTCCGCAGCCGCAGCAACCTGCCCGCTCCGCCCCGGATGCCGAACATCGGCGAAGCCACTACACGCCCCTACCAGGACGCCGACCTGATTGCCGCGGACACCGCCTACGGCACCATCGTCTGCTTCTGCGAACGGGTCACCGAGGGTGAGATCCGCGACGCCTGCCACGCCCCGGTGCCCGCGCGCAGTCTGGAAGGGCTGCGCAGACGCACCCGGGCCATGAACGGCCGCTGCCAGGGCTTCTTCTGCGGCGCGGCCGTCGCGGCCCTGCGCACCCGGCACCAGACCAACGACGGCTGCTGCAGCCAGCACAAGGACAACCGATGA